A DNA window from Mastomys coucha isolate ucsf_1 unplaced genomic scaffold, UCSF_Mcou_1 pScaffold21, whole genome shotgun sequence contains the following coding sequences:
- the Ighmbp2 gene encoding DNA-binding protein SMUBP-2 isoform X1 translates to MDSSTVESFVAQQLQLLELERDAEVEERRSWQEHNSLKELQSRGVCLLKLQVASQRTGLYGQRLVTFEPRKFGPAVVLPSNSFTSGDIVGLYDTNENSQLATGVLTRITQKSVTVAFDESHDFQLSLDRENTYRLLKLANDVTYKRLKKALMTLKKYHSGPASSLIDVLLGGSTPSPATEIPSLTFYNVTLDPSQQEAVSFALAQKELAIIHGPPGTGKTTTVVEIILQAVKQGLKVLCCAPSNIAVDNLVERLALCKKRILRLGHPARLLESVQQHSLDAVLARSDNAQIVADIRRDIDQVFGKNKKTQDKREKSNFRNEIKLLRKELKEREEAAIVQSLTAADVVLTTNTGASSDGPLKLLPEDYFDVVVVDECAQALEASCWIPLLKAPKCILAGDHKQLPPTTVSHKAALAGLSRSLMERLAEKHGAAVVRMLAVQYRMHQAITRWASEAMYHGQLTAHPSVAGHLLKDLPGVTDTEETSVPLLLIDTAGCGLLELEEEDSQSKGNPGEVRLVTLHIQALVDAGVQAGDIAVIAPYNLQVDLLRQSLSSKHPELEIKSVDGFQGREKEAVILTFVRSNRKGEVGFLAEDRRINVAVTRARRHVAVICDSHTVNNHAFLKTLVDYFTEHGEVRTAFEYLDDIVPENYTHEGSHGHSRAPKPKCPSTSIRKPASDQESVQEARAVPGHSRRKPGEKPPGPQTHSQHSSSANGSDRTGGTDRTEHFRAMIEEFVASKEAQLEFPTSLSSHDRLRVHQLAEEFGLRHDSTGEGKARHITVSRRSPAGSGSVAPQPPSPPSPAQAETEPQAEQPHGRTQQDLKALHLERLQRQQGCQAQTAKGQPGGGSRPQKAPQKKKKKDPKGPAMALPCEEDFDALVSAVVKADNTCSFTKCSASTTTLGQLCMHCSRRYCLSHHLPEIHGCGEKARAHARQRISREGVLYAGSGTKDRALDPAKRAQLQRRLDKKLGELSSQRTSKKKEKERGT, encoded by the exons ATGGACTCGTCTACCGTGGAGAGTTTCGTGGCCCAGCAGCTACAGCTGCTGGAGCTAGAGCGAGACGCCGAGGTGGAGGAGCGCAG GTCCTGGCAGGAACACAATTCTCTGAAAGAGCTTCAGAGCAGAGGGGTGTGTTTGCTGAAGCTTCAGGTTGCCAGCCAGCGAACCGGGCTGTATGGACAGCGGCTGGTCACCTTTGAGCCCAGGAAATTTGGGCCTGCAGTCGTGCTTCCCAGCAACAGTTTCACTTCCG gTGATATTGTGGGTCTGTATGATACTAATGAAAACAGCCAACTGGCCACTGGGGTCCTGACCCGCATCACCCAAAAATCAGTCACAGTGGCCTTTGATGAGTCCCATGACTTCCAGTTGAGCCTGGACAGAGAGAATACCTACAGACTGCTGAAACTTGCCAACGATGTCACCTACAAACGCCTGAAAAA AGCACTGATGACACTGAAGAAGTACCACTCTGGGCCAGCATCCTCGCTCATAGATGTCCTGTTGGGTGGCTCCACCCCCAGTCCTGCCACGGAAATAC CCTCACTCACTTTCTACAACGTGACCCTGGACCCTTCCCAGCAAGAAGCTGTGTCCTTTGCACTGGCCCAGAAAGAACTTGCCATCATCCACGGGCCTCCTGGCACTGGGAAAACCACAACAGTGGTGGAAATAATCCTTCAAGCTGTGAAGCAAGGCTTAAAG GTTCTATGCTGTGCTCCCTCCAACATCGCTGTGGATAACCTGGTGGAGCGTCTGGCTCTGTGCAAGAAGCGGATTCTGCGCCTGGGTCATCCCGCCCGCCTCCTGGAGTCTGTTCAGCAGCACTCACTGGATGCAGTGCTAGCTCGCAGTGACAACGCCCAGATTGTTGCTGACATCAGAAGGGACATTGACCAGGTCTTC GGGAAGAACAAAAAGACCCaggataagagagagaaaagtaatttTCGAAATGAAATTAAGCTGCtaaggaaggaactgaaggagagggaagaagcagCCATAGTTCAGAGCCTCACTGCGGCTGATGTGGTCCTAACCACCAACACAG GGGCATCTTCTGATGGCCCTCTGAAGCTGCTACCCGAGGACTACtttgatgtggtggtggtggacgAGTGTGCCCAGGCTCTAGAAGCCAGCTGCTGGATCCCCCTGCTGAAGGCCCCAAAGTGCATCCTAGCTGGAGACCACAAACAGCTGCCACCCACCACTGTCTCTCACAA GGCAGCACTGGCTGGGCTGTCCCGCAGCCTGATGGAGCGTCTGGCAGAGAAGCATGGTGCTGCTGTGGTAAGGATGCTGGCGGTACAGTACCGAATGCACCAGGCCATCACACGCTGGGCCTCGGAGGCCATGTACCATGGGCAGCTTACTGCCCATCCCTCTGTGGCAGGACACCTCCTGAA GGACCTCCCAGGTGTGACTGACACAGAGGAGACAAGTGTGCCCCTGTTGCTCATAGACACCGCTGGCTGTGGGCTgctggagctggaggaggaggacagcCAGTCCAAGGGAAACCCGG gcGAAGTTCGCCTCGTCACTTTGCACATCCAGGCTCTGGTGGATGCTGGGGTCCAGGCAGGTGACATTGCCGTCATCGCACCCTACAACCTTCAG GTGGATCTGCTCAGACAGAGCCTCTCCAGCAAGCACCCTGAGCTGGAGATTAAGTCTGTTGATGGCTTTCAAGGCCGAGAGAAGGAGGCTGTGATCCTGACCTTTGTCAGGTCCAATAGGAAAG GTGAAGTTGGTTTTCTGGCTGAGGATAGGCGGATCAATGTCGCTGTCACCCGTGCTCGGCGGCATGTGGCAGTCATCTGTGATTCCCACACTGTCAACAATCACGCCTTTTTGAAGACCTTGGTGGATTATTTCACAGAGCATGGGGAGGTACGCACAGCCTTTGAGTACCTGGATGACATCGTCCCTGAGAACTACACCCATGAGGGCTCCCACGGCCACAGCCGTGCCCCCAAACCCAAGTGCCCAAGCACCTCCATCAGGAAGCCTGCCAGTGATCAGGAGAGTGTCCAGGAGGCCAGAGCAGTCCCTGGACACAGCCGCAGGAAGCCAGGCGAGAAGCCCCCAGGCCCTCAAACCCATTCCCAGCACAGCTCCAGTGCAAATGGCTCTGACAGAACTGGAGGCACAGACCGGACAGAGCACTTCAGGGCTATGATTGAGGAGTTTGTGGCCAGCAAGGAAGCCCAGTTGGAGTTTCCCACATCCCTGAGCTCCCATGACAGGCTGCGAGTCCACCAGTTAGCTGAAGAGTTTGGGCTGAGACATGACAGCACGGGGGAGGGGAAGGCTCGGCACATCACGGTGAGCAGGAGGAGCCCTGCAGGGTCTGGCAGTGTAGCCCCACAGCCTCCTTCACCGCCCAGCCCCGCACAGGCTGAGACTGAGCCACAGGCAGAGCAGCCGCATGGCCGCACACAGCAGGATCTGAAGGCACTGCATCTGGAGAGGCTACAGCGGCAGCAAGGCTGCCAGGCCCAGACAGCCAAGGGTCAGCCAGGTGGGGGCTCGAGGCCACAGAAGGctccacagaagaaaaagaaaaaggatccaAAAG gtcCAGCCATGGCTCTGCCCTGTGAGGAGGACTTCGATGCCCTAGTGTCTGCTGTGGTGAAGGCTGACAACACCTGTAGCTTCACCAAGTGCTCAGCCAGCACCACCACTCTGGGCCAGCTCTGCATGCATTGTAGCCGCCGCTACTGCCTCAGCCACCAT
- the Ighmbp2 gene encoding DNA-binding protein SMUBP-2 isoform X2, with the protein MDSSTVESFVAQQLQLLELERDAEVEERRSWQEHNSLKELQSRGVCLLKLQVASQRTGLYGQRLVTFEPRKFGPAVVLPSNSFTSGDIVGLYDTNENSQLATGVLTRITQKSVTVAFDESHDFQLSLDRENTYRLLKLANDVTYKRLKKALMTLKKYHSGPASSLIDVLLGGSTPSPATEIPSLTFYNVTLDPSQQEAVSFALAQKELAIIHGPPGTGKTTTVVEIILQAVKQGLKVLCCAPSNIAVDNLVERLALCKKRILRLGHPARLLESVQQHSLDAVLARSDNAQIVADIRRDIDQVFGKNKKTQDKREKSNFRNEIKLLRKELKEREEAAIVQSLTAADVVLTTNTGASSDGPLKLLPEDYFDVVVVDECAQALEASCWIPLLKAPKCILAGDHKQLPPTTVSHKAALAGLSRSLMERLAEKHGAAVVRMLAVQYRMHQAITRWASEAMYHGQLTAHPSVAGHLLKDLPGVTDTEETSVPLLLIDTAGCGLLELEEEDSQSKGNPGEVRLVTLHIQALVDAGVQAGDIAVIAPYNLQVDLLRQSLSSKHPELEIKSVDGFQGREKEAVILTFVRSNRKGPAMALPCEEDFDALVSAVVKADNTCSFTKCSASTTTLGQLCMHCSRRYCLSHHLPEIHGCGEKARAHARQRISREGVLYAGSGTKDRALDPAKRAQLQRRLDKKLGELSSQRTSKKKEKERGT; encoded by the exons ATGGACTCGTCTACCGTGGAGAGTTTCGTGGCCCAGCAGCTACAGCTGCTGGAGCTAGAGCGAGACGCCGAGGTGGAGGAGCGCAG GTCCTGGCAGGAACACAATTCTCTGAAAGAGCTTCAGAGCAGAGGGGTGTGTTTGCTGAAGCTTCAGGTTGCCAGCCAGCGAACCGGGCTGTATGGACAGCGGCTGGTCACCTTTGAGCCCAGGAAATTTGGGCCTGCAGTCGTGCTTCCCAGCAACAGTTTCACTTCCG gTGATATTGTGGGTCTGTATGATACTAATGAAAACAGCCAACTGGCCACTGGGGTCCTGACCCGCATCACCCAAAAATCAGTCACAGTGGCCTTTGATGAGTCCCATGACTTCCAGTTGAGCCTGGACAGAGAGAATACCTACAGACTGCTGAAACTTGCCAACGATGTCACCTACAAACGCCTGAAAAA AGCACTGATGACACTGAAGAAGTACCACTCTGGGCCAGCATCCTCGCTCATAGATGTCCTGTTGGGTGGCTCCACCCCCAGTCCTGCCACGGAAATAC CCTCACTCACTTTCTACAACGTGACCCTGGACCCTTCCCAGCAAGAAGCTGTGTCCTTTGCACTGGCCCAGAAAGAACTTGCCATCATCCACGGGCCTCCTGGCACTGGGAAAACCACAACAGTGGTGGAAATAATCCTTCAAGCTGTGAAGCAAGGCTTAAAG GTTCTATGCTGTGCTCCCTCCAACATCGCTGTGGATAACCTGGTGGAGCGTCTGGCTCTGTGCAAGAAGCGGATTCTGCGCCTGGGTCATCCCGCCCGCCTCCTGGAGTCTGTTCAGCAGCACTCACTGGATGCAGTGCTAGCTCGCAGTGACAACGCCCAGATTGTTGCTGACATCAGAAGGGACATTGACCAGGTCTTC GGGAAGAACAAAAAGACCCaggataagagagagaaaagtaatttTCGAAATGAAATTAAGCTGCtaaggaaggaactgaaggagagggaagaagcagCCATAGTTCAGAGCCTCACTGCGGCTGATGTGGTCCTAACCACCAACACAG GGGCATCTTCTGATGGCCCTCTGAAGCTGCTACCCGAGGACTACtttgatgtggtggtggtggacgAGTGTGCCCAGGCTCTAGAAGCCAGCTGCTGGATCCCCCTGCTGAAGGCCCCAAAGTGCATCCTAGCTGGAGACCACAAACAGCTGCCACCCACCACTGTCTCTCACAA GGCAGCACTGGCTGGGCTGTCCCGCAGCCTGATGGAGCGTCTGGCAGAGAAGCATGGTGCTGCTGTGGTAAGGATGCTGGCGGTACAGTACCGAATGCACCAGGCCATCACACGCTGGGCCTCGGAGGCCATGTACCATGGGCAGCTTACTGCCCATCCCTCTGTGGCAGGACACCTCCTGAA GGACCTCCCAGGTGTGACTGACACAGAGGAGACAAGTGTGCCCCTGTTGCTCATAGACACCGCTGGCTGTGGGCTgctggagctggaggaggaggacagcCAGTCCAAGGGAAACCCGG gcGAAGTTCGCCTCGTCACTTTGCACATCCAGGCTCTGGTGGATGCTGGGGTCCAGGCAGGTGACATTGCCGTCATCGCACCCTACAACCTTCAG GTGGATCTGCTCAGACAGAGCCTCTCCAGCAAGCACCCTGAGCTGGAGATTAAGTCTGTTGATGGCTTTCAAGGCCGAGAGAAGGAGGCTGTGATCCTGACCTTTGTCAGGTCCAATAGGAAAG gtcCAGCCATGGCTCTGCCCTGTGAGGAGGACTTCGATGCCCTAGTGTCTGCTGTGGTGAAGGCTGACAACACCTGTAGCTTCACCAAGTGCTCAGCCAGCACCACCACTCTGGGCCAGCTCTGCATGCATTGTAGCCGCCGCTACTGCCTCAGCCACCAT
- the Mrpl21 gene encoding 39S ribosomal protein L21, mitochondrial, translating into MAAAIAASALPGVFGRLVSLCSRSILASQGPGPASLWSASRRFSSQSASYPQGYVPKTSLSSPPWQDVVLPDSVEETRHHAEVVKKVNELIATGQYGRLFAVVHFASHQWKVTAEDLILIENELDIKCGERIRMEKVLLVGADNFTLLGKPLLGKDLVRVEATVIEKTESWPKINMKFRKRKNFRRKKIIVNPQTILRINTIEIAPRLL; encoded by the exons ATGGCAGCTGCCATAGCAGCCTCGGCACTGCCGGGCGTCTTCGGGCGGCTGGTGTCTTTGTGTAGCCGTAGCATCTTGGCATCCCAAGGACCCGGACCTG CCTCCCTTTGGTCTGCTTCTCGAAGGTTCAGTTCACAGAGTGCTTCATATCCACAAGG ATACGTTCCTAAGACCTCCCTGAGTTCCCCACCCTGGCAAGACGTGGTTCTGCCGGACTCTGTTGAAGAGACTAGACACCATGCAG AGGTTGTGAAGAAGGTGAATGAGCTGATCGCCACAGGCCAGTATGGCCGGCTCTTTGCTGTTGTGCACTTTGCCAGCCACCAATGGAAGGTGACTGCCGAAGACCTGATTCTAATTGAAAATGAGTTGGACATCAAATGTGGAGAGAGGATTCGGATGGAGAAG GTCCTGCTGGTTGGGGCAGACAACTTCACACTCCTCGGCAAGCCACTCCTTGG aaAAGATCTTGTACGAGTTGAAGCCACAGTCATTGAAAAGACAGAATCATGGCCCAAAATCAACATGAAatttaggaaaaggaaaaacttcaggaggaaaaaaa TCATTGTGAACCCACAGACCATCCTCCGGATTAACACCATTGAGATTGCACCTCGTTTGCTGTGA